In one window of Halomarina pelagica DNA:
- the pyk gene encoding pyruvate kinase, producing the protein MSGSDAHSRKRRPADAVGSASARRNSKIVCTLGPASASRETVEGLIDAGMAVARMNASHGTLDDRRALAETVRAAAGERSVALMHDIPGPEVRTAPLDDPVGLEAGETVRFVPDASVDLPTVGISESIAAAGPGDRVLIDDGRIEATVERVEGDAVVARIDSGGDLESRKGVNVPGVDLDLPSVTEDDRRELELAAELEVDFVAASFIGSADDVYAVNEVLESHGADVPVVAKIERADAVERLDEIVDAADGVMVARGDLGVECPMEEVPLIQKRIIRRCREAGVPVITATEMLDSMVHARRPTRAEATDVANAVLDGTDAVMLSAETAVGDHPVRVVETMARIVRSVEASEEYATAREQWVPAAGETKTDALARSARFLARDVEADAIAAASESGYTARKVAKYRPERPIVVVTPDERVYRQLSLLWGTVPRLSPLSVGAADAVIEAAATEALRVGAAEPGGTVVVLSGMMKELEGTNTTNTLKVHMAADVIASGRITVTGRATGPVVRTETGDLRDAPEGAIVALPEDFAGEFTGDLSAIGGLIHERPESTNYAAIVARELGVPMVGDVTLPDDVPDGTRITVDGERGVIYRVPGQEA; encoded by the coding sequence GTGAGCGGGAGCGACGCTCACTCGCGGAAGCGACGGCCCGCCGACGCGGTCGGGTCCGCCTCGGCGCGGCGCAACAGTAAGATCGTCTGCACGCTCGGGCCGGCCTCGGCGTCGCGCGAGACCGTCGAAGGGCTGATCGACGCGGGGATGGCCGTCGCGCGCATGAACGCGAGCCACGGCACCCTCGACGACCGGCGCGCGCTCGCGGAGACCGTTCGCGCCGCCGCCGGCGAGCGGAGCGTCGCCCTCATGCACGACATCCCCGGACCCGAGGTCCGGACCGCCCCGCTCGACGACCCCGTGGGGCTGGAGGCCGGCGAGACGGTCCGGTTCGTCCCCGACGCGTCGGTCGACCTCCCGACGGTCGGGATCTCGGAGTCGATCGCGGCGGCGGGACCGGGCGACCGGGTACTGATCGACGACGGGCGGATCGAGGCGACCGTCGAGCGCGTCGAGGGCGACGCCGTCGTCGCCCGTATCGACAGCGGCGGCGACCTCGAGAGCCGCAAGGGCGTGAACGTTCCGGGCGTCGACCTCGACCTCCCGTCGGTGACCGAGGACGACCGCCGGGAACTCGAACTCGCGGCCGAACTGGAGGTGGACTTCGTCGCGGCGAGCTTCATCGGGAGCGCAGACGACGTGTACGCGGTCAACGAGGTGCTCGAGTCCCACGGCGCGGACGTACCCGTCGTCGCGAAGATCGAGCGCGCCGACGCGGTCGAGCGCCTGGACGAGATCGTCGACGCCGCGGACGGCGTGATGGTGGCACGCGGCGACCTCGGCGTCGAGTGCCCGATGGAGGAGGTGCCGCTCATCCAGAAGCGGATCATCCGACGCTGTCGGGAGGCCGGCGTCCCCGTCATCACGGCGACGGAGATGCTCGACTCGATGGTCCACGCTCGCCGCCCCACTCGCGCCGAAGCCACCGACGTGGCGAACGCGGTGCTCGACGGGACCGACGCGGTGATGCTCTCGGCGGAGACCGCCGTCGGCGACCACCCCGTCCGCGTCGTCGAGACGATGGCCCGCATCGTCCGGAGCGTCGAGGCGAGCGAGGAGTACGCCACCGCGAGGGAGCAGTGGGTCCCCGCGGCCGGGGAGACGAAGACGGACGCGCTCGCGCGCTCGGCGCGCTTCCTCGCCCGCGACGTCGAGGCCGACGCCATCGCCGCCGCCAGCGAGTCCGGCTACACCGCGCGGAAGGTCGCGAAGTACCGCCCCGAGCGCCCCATCGTCGTCGTGACGCCCGACGAGCGCGTCTACCGCCAGCTGTCCCTCCTCTGGGGGACCGTCCCCCGTCTGTCGCCGCTCAGCGTCGGCGCGGCGGACGCCGTCATCGAGGCGGCGGCCACCGAGGCCCTCCGGGTCGGCGCGGCCGAACCGGGCGGCACCGTCGTCGTCCTCTCGGGGATGATGAAGGAACTGGAGGGAACGAACACCACGAACACGCTCAAGGTCCACATGGCGGCCGACGTGATCGCGTCCGGCCGGATCACGGTGACCGGCCGCGCGACCGGTCCCGTCGTCCGGACCGAGACGGGCGACCTGCGGGACGCCCCCGAGGGGGCGATCGTCGCCCTCCCGGAGGACTTCGCGGGCGAGTTCACCGGCGACCTCTCGGCCATCGGGGGGCTGATCCACGAGCGCCCCGAGTCGACGAACTACGCCGCCATCGTCGCCCGCGAACTGGGGGTCCCGATGGTCGGCGACGTCACCCTCCCGGACGACGTGCCCGACGGGACGCGCATCACCGTCGACGGCGAGCGCGGCGTGATCTACCGGGTGCCGGGCCAGGAGGCGTGA
- a CDS encoding metallophosphoesterase, translating into MPDGFAFRDRAVHLADADALVLADLHVGKDATSDVTFPLGERADLVERLGALLDRFAPAEVVFAGDVLHAFDRVPAGVPETVATLERLVLESGARLVVTPGNHDAMLDAVWSGRTPRTYRLADGTVVLHGHEPPEPDDRDAPRYVVGHDHPKITIEGRDWPCFLYGEGCYRGADVLVLPAFTRLASGVAVNGTVGRGSTLRSPLTDDVDRFRPIVRDEGADETRAFPPLGDLRRLL; encoded by the coding sequence GTGCCGGACGGGTTCGCGTTCCGCGACCGCGCGGTCCATCTCGCGGACGCCGACGCGCTCGTCCTCGCCGACCTCCACGTCGGCAAGGACGCGACCTCCGACGTGACGTTCCCGCTCGGCGAGCGCGCGGACCTCGTCGAGCGTCTCGGCGCGCTGCTCGACCGCTTCGCCCCCGCCGAGGTCGTCTTCGCGGGCGACGTGCTCCACGCGTTCGACCGCGTCCCGGCGGGGGTTCCGGAGACCGTCGCGACGCTAGAGAGACTCGTCCTCGAGTCGGGCGCGCGGCTCGTCGTCACGCCGGGAAATCACGACGCGATGCTCGACGCGGTGTGGTCGGGGCGGACCCCCCGTACCTACCGGCTCGCGGACGGTACCGTCGTCCTCCACGGTCACGAGCCACCCGAACCCGACGACCGGGACGCCCCGCGCTACGTCGTCGGCCACGACCACCCGAAGATCACCATCGAGGGGCGGGACTGGCCGTGCTTCCTCTACGGCGAGGGCTGCTACCGCGGGGCAGACGTGCTCGTCCTCCCCGCCTTCACCCGCCTCGCGAGCGGCGTGGCGGTCAACGGGACGGTGGGGCGTGGATCGACCCTTCGATCCCCCCTGACAGACGACGTCGACCGCTTCCGGCCGATCGTCCGCGACGAGGGGGCCGACGAGACGCGCGCCTTCCCGCCGCTCGGCGACCTCCGACGGTTACTCTAG
- a CDS encoding proteasome assembly chaperone family protein: MDEVHTEVLADVALDDPVLIEGLPGVGHVGKLAAEHLLEEFETTLVARLYSRHFPPQVTVENGRSQLVCLEFHAVETDDADLLVLTGDHQAQDNEGHYLITDAIIDVAVDHGVSRIYALGGVPTGELIDEYDVIAAASDDALIEELEPRVEFREDEPAGGIVGVSGLLLGLGERRGIPTACLMGETSGYLVDPKSARAVLEVLQGIVGFDVGYDSLEERAEEMEEVIKKIQEMEGAQQAPSDEDLRYIG, translated from the coding sequence ATGGACGAAGTTCACACCGAGGTCCTCGCCGACGTCGCCCTCGACGATCCCGTGCTCATCGAGGGGCTGCCCGGCGTCGGGCACGTCGGCAAACTCGCCGCCGAGCACCTGCTGGAGGAGTTCGAGACGACCCTCGTCGCGCGGCTCTACTCCCGGCACTTCCCCCCGCAGGTGACCGTCGAGAACGGTCGCTCACAGCTCGTCTGTCTCGAGTTCCACGCCGTCGAGACCGACGATGCCGACCTGCTGGTGCTCACGGGCGACCACCAGGCGCAGGACAACGAGGGCCACTACCTCATCACCGACGCGATCATCGACGTGGCCGTCGACCACGGCGTCTCCCGGATCTACGCCCTGGGCGGCGTCCCGACGGGCGAACTCATCGACGAGTACGACGTCATCGCCGCCGCCTCCGACGACGCGCTCATCGAGGAACTCGAACCGCGCGTCGAGTTCCGCGAGGACGAACCCGCGGGCGGCATCGTCGGCGTCAGCGGCCTCCTGCTCGGTCTCGGCGAGCGCCGCGGAATTCCGACCGCCTGCCTGATGGGCGAGACCAGCGGCTACCTCGTCGATCCGAAGAGCGCCCGCGCCGTCCTCGAGGTCCTCCAGGGAATCGTCGGCTTCGACGTCGGCTACGACTCCCTGGAGGAGCGGGCCGAGGAGATGGAGGAAGTCATCAAGAAGATCCAGGAGATGGAGGGTGCCCAGCAGGCCCCCAGCGACGAGGACCTCCGGTACATCGGTTGA
- a CDS encoding J domain-containing protein, with amino-acid sequence MFKVLAVVPNWLFLGVLIGLLLSAVAAGTFLLGRWLYPDPPPSEPSRSTETRRRAEIREYLTAIGEPFAEDHFVEGYTVEFYLPKRDVAITFDGRAFIAIEASPTYAVLVEHEMPGFYLGSRLPFETPTIDFGGGEDSRADDSGALDRTRAAFAVLGLPATATERQVRVAYREKAKTAHPDQGGDREAFRQLQEAYATAREQAAS; translated from the coding sequence GTGTTCAAGGTGCTGGCGGTCGTCCCCAACTGGCTGTTCCTCGGCGTCCTGATCGGCCTCCTCCTGAGCGCCGTCGCCGCGGGAACCTTCCTCCTGGGGCGATGGCTCTACCCCGACCCGCCGCCCTCGGAGCCGAGCCGCAGCACCGAGACGCGCCGGCGGGCCGAGATCCGCGAGTACCTCACCGCGATCGGCGAACCGTTCGCCGAGGACCACTTCGTCGAGGGGTACACGGTCGAGTTCTACCTCCCGAAGCGCGACGTGGCGATCACGTTCGACGGCCGCGCGTTCATCGCCATCGAGGCGTCGCCCACGTACGCCGTCCTCGTCGAACACGAGATGCCGGGGTTCTACCTCGGGAGCCGCCTCCCGTTCGAGACGCCGACGATCGACTTCGGCGGCGGCGAGGACTCACGGGCGGACGACTCGGGGGCGCTCGATCGCACCCGGGCGGCGTTCGCGGTGCTCGGCCTGCCCGCGACCGCCACCGAGCGGCAGGTGCGAGTCGCCTACCGGGAGAAGGCGAAGACCGCCCACCCTGACCAGGGCGGCGACCGGGAGGCGTTCAGGCAACTACAGGAGGCGTACGCGACCGCCCGCGAACAGGCGGCGAGCTGA
- a CDS encoding NAD(P)/FAD-dependent oxidoreductase has protein sequence MTRAAVVGGGLAGLVAARRLADAGVDVELFEENAEVGGRVRSVHEDGFTFDRGFQVLFTAYPAARRELDYDALSLRSFRPGAVIARPGERSVLSDPLRDPGALTETLFNREIGLADKLRTFALQRELRRKDGEAILNGGDDDIGSYLADRGFSRRYVENFAAPFFGGITLDRSLSSSSVVFEYVFKTLASGAIAVPADGMGAIPEQLVDRARDAGATVRREAPVEAVTPDGDGVTLAVDGAEASFDACVVAADPKTAGDLTGVETPTEARDCVTQYFSLPEHVDLDTGRRIVLNAADDRPNEIVPLSAVAPEYAPEGTQLLSATFLGDPDDSDADLTAEVREALESWYPARRFDDLEHLRTERVPFSQFAQPPGFRRTLPATDAPDGPIYLAGDYTRWSSIDGALESGRRAADALIGNLE, from the coding sequence ATGACACGCGCAGCGGTCGTGGGTGGTGGACTCGCCGGACTCGTCGCCGCTCGACGCCTGGCGGACGCGGGCGTCGACGTCGAACTGTTCGAGGAGAACGCCGAGGTCGGCGGGCGCGTCCGCAGCGTCCACGAGGACGGGTTCACCTTCGACCGCGGCTTTCAGGTGCTGTTCACCGCGTACCCGGCCGCGCGCCGCGAACTCGACTACGACGCGCTCTCCCTCAGGTCGTTTAGGCCGGGGGCGGTCATCGCCCGCCCGGGGGAGCGGTCGGTGCTCTCGGACCCGCTTCGCGACCCCGGTGCGCTCACGGAGACGCTGTTCAACCGGGAGATCGGCCTCGCCGACAAACTCCGAACGTTCGCGCTCCAGCGCGAACTCAGACGGAAGGACGGCGAGGCGATCCTGAACGGCGGCGACGACGACATCGGGTCGTACCTCGCCGACCGCGGGTTCTCTCGGCGGTACGTCGAGAACTTCGCCGCGCCCTTCTTCGGCGGCATCACCCTCGACCGGTCGCTGTCGTCGTCGAGCGTCGTCTTCGAGTACGTGTTCAAGACCCTCGCGAGTGGCGCGATCGCCGTCCCGGCCGACGGGATGGGCGCGATCCCCGAGCAACTGGTCGACCGCGCTCGCGACGCGGGCGCGACCGTCCGCCGCGAGGCCCCCGTCGAGGCCGTCACGCCCGACGGCGACGGCGTGACGCTGGCGGTCGACGGCGCGGAGGCATCGTTCGACGCCTGCGTCGTCGCGGCGGACCCGAAGACGGCGGGCGACCTGACGGGCGTCGAGACGCCGACCGAAGCCCGGGACTGCGTCACGCAGTACTTCTCGCTCCCCGAGCACGTCGACCTCGATACGGGACGACGCATCGTCCTCAACGCGGCCGACGACAGGCCGAACGAGATCGTCCCGCTCTCGGCCGTCGCGCCGGAGTACGCGCCGGAGGGGACACAGCTTCTGAGCGCGACGTTCCTCGGCGACCCGGACGACTCCGACGCGGACCTCACGGCGGAGGTGCGCGAGGCGCTCGAATCGTGGTACCCTGCCCGCCGGTTCGACGACCTCGAACACCTCCGCACCGAGCGCGTCCCGTTCTCGCAGTTCGCCCAGCCCCCGGGGTTCCGTCGGACCCTCCCGGCGACGGACGCGCCCGACGGACCGATCTACCTCGCCGGGGACTACACCCGGTGGTCGTCGATCGACGGCGCGCTGGAGAGCGGGAGGCGCGCGGCGGACGCCCTGATCGGGAATCTAGAGTAA
- a CDS encoding translation initiation factor IF-2 subunit alpha, with amino-acid sequence MKYTGWPDPGDLVVGKVDEITDFGVFVDLEEYEDRRGLVHVSEVASGWIKNIRDHVTPGELVVCKVLDVNESSQQIDLSIKDVNEHQRSDKVQEWKNEQKADKWMTLAFGEEMTDEQYIAVANELLGEFGSLYDGFEQAAIHGAEALSETDLDDEEVSAIVETARENVSVPYVNITGYVHLRSPSPDGVDDVKAALEAAEGNGEIPEEIELSVSYVGAPEYRIKVRAPSYKVAESALEASADRARATIEERGGSAVFHRERQTEDE; translated from the coding sequence ATGAAGTACACCGGCTGGCCCGACCCCGGCGACCTCGTCGTCGGCAAGGTCGACGAGATCACCGATTTCGGCGTGTTCGTCGACCTGGAGGAGTACGAGGACCGACGCGGCCTCGTCCACGTGAGCGAGGTCGCGAGCGGGTGGATCAAGAACATCCGCGACCACGTCACGCCCGGCGAACTCGTCGTCTGCAAGGTGCTCGACGTGAACGAGTCCTCCCAGCAGATCGACCTCTCGATCAAGGACGTAAACGAGCACCAGCGCTCTGACAAGGTCCAGGAATGGAAGAACGAGCAGAAGGCCGACAAGTGGATGACGCTCGCGTTCGGCGAGGAGATGACCGACGAGCAGTACATCGCCGTCGCCAACGAACTGCTCGGCGAGTTCGGCTCGCTCTACGACGGCTTCGAGCAGGCGGCCATCCACGGCGCGGAGGCGCTCTCCGAAACCGACCTCGACGACGAGGAGGTGAGCGCCATCGTCGAGACCGCCCGCGAGAACGTCTCCGTCCCGTACGTCAACATCACGGGGTACGTCCACCTGCGCTCGCCCAGCCCCGACGGGGTAGACGACGTGAAGGCCGCCCTGGAGGCCGCCGAGGGCAACGGCGAGATCCCCGAGGAGATCGAACTCTCCGTCAGCTACGTCGGCGCGCCCGAGTACCGGATCAAGGTGCGCGCGCCGAGCTACAAGGTCGCGGAGAGCGCCCTCGAGGCCAGCGCCGACCGCGCCCGCGCGACGATCGAGGAGCGCGGCGGCAGCGCCGTCTTCCACCGCGAGCGCCAGACCGAAGACGAGTAA
- a CDS encoding DUF726 domain-containing protein, giving the protein MRETSTRSTRRQFVRRATAATAGALTLGALGSPAAAATYVPVVSTREHFDDSATLTSGHTATDYDTDGTVPGVDVGCVDDLLVFVHGWDKKSSESEAEAAAEEKFEHADARLDAEGYWGTVVGYSWDNDKGGGVDYGWAESKEIATKNGPKLANFLTDYASACGGTIRLACHSLGARVTFSALQTLDGWGYADLVESVHVLGGAVDNERPTLEHGDGYDAVANVTRATFNYYSGEDDVLEWVYNSFEFDQALGETGAESGNAVPGNYTDFDATGQVGDDHSGYLDALTDEMVYHMRYVSYYD; this is encoded by the coding sequence ATGCGAGAGACATCCACGCGATCTACGCGACGCCAGTTCGTCCGCCGCGCGACCGCCGCGACCGCAGGGGCCCTCACCCTGGGGGCGCTCGGTTCCCCGGCCGCGGCCGCGACGTACGTCCCGGTGGTATCGACGCGCGAACACTTCGACGACAGTGCGACCCTGACGAGCGGTCACACCGCGACCGACTACGACACCGACGGAACCGTCCCGGGGGTCGACGTCGGCTGCGTCGACGACCTGCTCGTGTTCGTTCACGGCTGGGACAAGAAGAGCAGCGAGAGCGAGGCCGAGGCCGCCGCGGAGGAGAAGTTCGAACACGCAGACGCCCGCCTCGACGCCGAGGGCTACTGGGGCACCGTGGTCGGCTACTCCTGGGACAACGACAAGGGCGGCGGCGTCGACTACGGCTGGGCCGAATCGAAGGAGATCGCCACGAAGAACGGTCCGAAGTTGGCGAACTTCCTGACCGACTACGCGTCCGCCTGCGGCGGGACGATCCGCCTCGCGTGTCACTCCCTCGGGGCGCGGGTGACGTTCAGCGCCCTCCAGACGCTCGACGGCTGGGGGTACGCCGACCTCGTCGAGTCGGTCCACGTCCTCGGCGGGGCGGTGGACAACGAGCGCCCGACGCTCGAACACGGCGACGGGTACGACGCCGTGGCGAACGTCACGCGCGCGACGTTCAACTACTACAGCGGGGAGGACGACGTGCTCGAGTGGGTCTACAACTCCTTCGAGTTCGACCAGGCGCTCGGCGAGACGGGCGCGGAGAGCGGGAACGCCGTCCCCGGCAACTACACCGACTTCGACGCCACCGGCCAGGTCGGCGACGATCACTCGGGTTACCTGGACGCCCTCACAGACGAGATGGTCTACCACATGCGGTACGTCTCGTACTACGACTGA
- a CDS encoding 30S ribosomal protein S27e, which translates to MAGNFYQVRCPDCENEQVVYGKAATEVACAVCGHVLVRPTGGKADIEGEVLETVERRA; encoded by the coding sequence ATGGCGGGGAACTTCTACCAGGTCAGGTGCCCGGACTGCGAGAACGAGCAGGTCGTCTACGGCAAGGCCGCGACCGAGGTCGCCTGCGCCGTCTGCGGGCACGTCCTCGTCCGCCCGACCGGCGGCAAGGCCGACATCGAGGGCGAGGTCCTCGAGACGGTCGAGCGGCGCGCCTGA
- a CDS encoding RNA-protein complex protein Nop10 gives MKSDIRVCASWRDRHDRPVYTLSDACPECGGSAVNSAPAPYDPTDRYGEYRRALKRRARE, from the coding sequence ATGAAGAGCGACATCCGGGTCTGCGCGTCGTGGCGCGACCGTCACGACCGCCCGGTGTACACCCTCTCCGACGCCTGCCCCGAGTGCGGCGGCTCGGCGGTCAACAGCGCGCCCGCGCCCTACGACCCGACGGACCGGTACGGGGAGTACCGACGCGCACTTAAGCGCCGCGCTCGCGAGTAG
- a CDS encoding 50S ribosomal protein L44e yields the protein MQMPRRFNTYCPHCKEHNEHEVEKVRRGRTTGMKKVNDRQRRRRGSGIGNAGKFSKVPGGDKPTKKTNLVYRCSECGKAHLREGWRAGRLEFQE from the coding sequence ATGCAGATGCCACGCCGGTTCAACACGTACTGCCCCCACTGCAAGGAGCACAACGAACACGAGGTGGAGAAGGTCCGACGCGGCCGCACCACCGGGATGAAGAAGGTCAACGACCGCCAGCGCCGCCGCCGCGGGTCGGGCATCGGTAACGCCGGGAAGTTCTCGAAGGTGCCCGGCGGCGACAAGCCGACGAAGAAGACGAACCTCGTCTACCGCTGCAGCGAGTGCGGGAAGGCGCACCTCCGCGAGGGCTGGCGCGCGGGCCGCCTGGAGTTCCAGGAGTAG
- a CDS encoding aldehyde dehydrogenase family protein, which produces MATRGVHAHDRLYVDGRWVSAERTRDVSDLAEGGTFATVAAATPEQADAALAAAERAQAAMRESTVVQRAEWLDAIADGIEERADELADVIVREAGKPITSARNEVNAAAERFRRAVEEVRTMRGEYREGTTSGHEGWRAIVKPVPRGTVLCISPYNYPLSTTALQVAPALAAGNSVVLKPASQTPVSSKLLAEVVADVGLPDGAFNYVTGPSSEIGDVLAGDDRVNAIAMTGSSAAGKHVARESGMVELHMELGGNAPAIVFSDADLAAAAAASAKGSLKYAGQRCSAVSRVLVHESVHDELAGRIDEEMDQWQPGDLFDEETALGPLIDEGQAEWVEELVEDAVERGASLVRGGERDGQFFEPTLLTNVPHDACILREEQFGPVVAIASFEDESEALELANAGEYGLDAAVFTADYDRAMRLAERIEAGAVRINGAPSHGLGDIPFGGVKDSGIGREGLGVSIESFVQRKSIVL; this is translated from the coding sequence ATGGCCACCAGAGGAGTCCACGCTCACGACCGACTGTACGTCGACGGACGGTGGGTGTCCGCCGAGCGGACGCGCGACGTCAGCGACCTCGCGGAGGGCGGCACCTTCGCGACGGTCGCGGCCGCGACCCCGGAGCAAGCCGACGCCGCGCTCGCGGCCGCGGAACGCGCGCAGGCCGCGATGCGCGAGAGCACCGTCGTCCAGCGCGCCGAGTGGCTCGACGCCATCGCCGACGGGATCGAGGAGCGCGCCGACGAACTCGCGGACGTCATCGTCCGCGAGGCGGGGAAACCGATCACGAGCGCGCGAAACGAGGTCAACGCCGCCGCGGAGCGGTTCCGCCGCGCCGTAGAGGAGGTCAGGACCATGCGCGGCGAGTACCGCGAGGGGACGACGTCGGGCCACGAGGGGTGGCGCGCCATCGTCAAGCCCGTCCCGCGCGGGACCGTCCTGTGCATCTCGCCGTACAACTACCCGCTGTCGACGACGGCGCTCCAGGTCGCCCCCGCGCTCGCGGCGGGCAACAGCGTCGTCCTCAAGCCCGCCAGCCAGACGCCGGTCAGCTCCAAGCTGCTCGCCGAGGTCGTCGCCGACGTCGGCCTGCCCGACGGGGCGTTCAACTACGTCACCGGCCCCAGCAGCGAGATCGGCGACGTCCTCGCCGGCGACGACCGTGTCAACGCCATCGCGATGACCGGTTCGTCGGCCGCGGGCAAGCACGTCGCCCGGGAGAGCGGCATGGTCGAACTGCACATGGAACTGGGCGGTAACGCCCCGGCGATCGTCTTCTCCGACGCCGACCTCGCGGCGGCGGCGGCGGCGAGCGCCAAGGGGTCGCTCAAGTACGCCGGACAGCGCTGTTCGGCGGTGAGTCGCGTCCTCGTCCACGAGTCCGTCCACGACGAATTGGCGGGCCGCATCGACGAGGAGATGGACCAGTGGCAGCCCGGCGACCTCTTCGACGAGGAGACTGCGCTCGGCCCGCTCATCGACGAGGGGCAGGCGGAGTGGGTGGAGGAACTCGTCGAGGACGCCGTCGAACGCGGCGCGTCGCTCGTCCGCGGCGGAGAGCGCGACGGGCAGTTCTTCGAGCCGACCCTGCTGACGAACGTCCCCCACGACGCGTGCATCCTGCGCGAGGAGCAGTTCGGTCCCGTGGTCGCGATCGCCTCGTTCGAAGACGAGAGCGAGGCCCTGGAACTCGCGAACGCGGGCGAGTACGGACTCGACGCCGCCGTGTTCACCGCGGACTACGACCGCGCGATGCGACTCGCCGAGCGGATCGAGGCCGGCGCGGTCCGCATCAACGGCGCGCCGAGCCACGGCCTCGGCGACATCCCGTTCGGCGGCGTGAAGGACTCCGGCATCGGGCGCGAAGGGCTGGGCGTCTCCATCGAGTCGTTCGTCCAGCGAAAGAGCATCGTCCTGTAG